atattgatgtacaaaactACAAGAAAACAGGGGTAAGTtccacgccattcccaccaccagagttcagagtcccctcccctccactggacactgcaggagttctcccaaggccacagatatggggtGACTATTATTTGTAGAACTACTTATATTTACAGATATTCACACTTTTTTGCTTGgttctgccttctttttctttttcatttttctttcttttttttttttttttatgcttccaggactcagtgcctgctctatgaatccattgcttctggaggctattttttcccttttgttgcccttgttatttatcgttgtagttattattactgtttttgttattgctgtcattgttggataggagagagagagaaattgagagaggacaggaagagagaaagacagacaaccacagacctgcttcaccacttgtgaagcgacgcccctgtaggtggggagcccggtgcttgaactgggatccttgtgctttgcaccatgtgtacttaacccactgtgctaccgcccaggccttccattttcattttttattgccattgtcggcattcagtacctgcactatgaatccaccacaccCATCGgctgttttttcttccttccttccttcctttctttctttcatttttctaatttttattaggtaggacacagggaaattgagagagaacgaggagacagagagagagaaaaagagagacacctccccctcctccatcttTGTCTTTTTAAGATTCAGTTATCTGTTTGGGAGAGAGTaccagagaggagagaagccagagtgtcgctgtgatgtgtgcattgCTGGAGAATCGACATGGGACCCCGTGCCTGCAAGTCCAGTGCTGGACCCACTGCACTGCCTACTGGCTCACCAGACTCCCTGACTCCTGCGACGCATCATCTGTGAGCTCTGAGAGGTGTTTTGATCATTCTCAGTGGAGACCGTGAGGCCAAGCATAATAAGTCCTGTTCTCCTCAGGGCCCGGCACTGTCTCTAAGCTCCCATTGGAAGGAGCTCAGGCTTCATTTCAAACACGGAGAGAAAACTAGATTCCAAAATACTTACTCATAGCCATGGCAACTGATAATCTGATcccttttctgtcctttttattattattctgaaCTTTTACCATTCAAACAGTGGCCCATCTctgattattttactttttttttaattggatgagacagagagaaattgagagaggagggggagacagagacagagagagagagagagagagagacacctgcagatctgcttcaccgcatgtgaagcagtaccccctgcgggtggggtacaggggctcgaacctggatccttgtgtgggtccttgcacttagttctatgtgtacttaatcagaaGTTCCACCATGTGTCTGTTTTACACTGATCATGGTTTGCAAGTCCGTAAGCCGGCAGGGGTATGGCTCCACTCTACACCCACCACAAGAGTTGAGGTACGTGTGTGACTGGAATTGCAGGACTCGAGCACatggctcttttttcttttaaagagattttatttatttattaatgagaaagataggaggggagagagagagggaacaagacatcatgctggtacatgtgctgccagggattgaactcagcaccttatACTTAAGGGTCTAAtgatttacccactgcaccacctcccggaccacagcacaTTGATCTTAGAAACAGTCAAAGAACacttccctagcagcctgcatgTGCACAGTGGGTACAGCATCAGACTTGCAAGcaccaggtcctgagttcagtccccagcatcacatatgctaaAGGGATGCTCTCCTCTCGCTCAAAAAGAATATTTTAGTTTAAGGAAGACAAGCAATTCACTAAATAGCTGGGattacactttatttttaaaatttctttactggggggattaatgttttaaagtcaacagtaaacacaatagtttgtacatgcataacatttccacataacaattcaacccccactaggtcttctgccatcatgtcccagaacctgaaccccccccttacccccaccccagagtcctttactttggtgcaatacaccaactccagtccaagttctgctgtgttttcccttctatcttTTTCAATTGCTGtccaggagtgagatcatcccatcttcatccttctctttctggctgagctcacttaacaagattccttcaagcttcatccaagatgagatgaagaaggtgaagtcaccatttttaatagctgagtggtattccactgtgtatatggaccacaacttgctcagccactcatctgttgttggacacctgggttgcttccaggttttggctattacaaattgtgctgctatgaacacaggtgtacacagatcattttggatgggtgtgtttagttctttaagatctgtccccaggagaggaattgcagggtcacctctagccttctgagagttctccacaggggctgctCCCCAAAGgacttggacccattgacattcccaccagcagtgcaggagggcttctctgtcccacaacctctccagcatttgttgctgaaaTTACACTTGAAATGGACACACTTGTCCACTGGAAGGTCAGACGCCAAGGAACAATGGCTCTCTAGGATTACAGGGGCTAGAGAGATGGCTCAACATCAGAGTCCAGGGCTTGCGGGGCTGAGGACccagagaccctgggttcaatccccagtaccatcatatgccagagttgagcaggctTTTGGTCtttgtctcataaaaataaataaaacaatagtaaaaggaaaggttttaagggtccaggcggtggcgcactggagTTCACGCGTTCTCTCGCAGAAGGTATGCTTcatgagggtggggcagggctgcaggtgcttctgactctgtctccccttccccctctcaatttctccctgtcctgttaaatttacaaatacattaaaaaataagatttgaTTGATTTtcttgagagagacagagcactgctcagctctaggatGAGGTGGTGCTGGGAAGTGAACCTGAGTCCTCTTGGACCTCTGTCATGCAGTGAACTCCCTCCAGGCTCAGCCCCTGGCCCTGATAAATCTCTCTTAAAGGAACTGGAaggcaggagctgggcagtggagcacctgattgtgagcacacatcacaatgtacaaggcccaggttcaagcccccactcaccacctgcaggcgggaagttatgagcagtggagcagggctgcgggcgtctctctgtctcccccccttccctctcaattactcgcTGTcctataaaagaattttttaattaaaaataagtaaaggagggagtcgggtggtagcactgtgggttaagtgcaggtggtgcaaagtgcaaggaccagtgtaaggatcccggttcgagcccccggctccccacctgcaggggagtcgcttcacaggcagtgaagcaggtctgcaggtgtctgtctttctctccccctttctgtcttcccctcctctatccatttctctctgtcctatgtcctatccaacaacaatgacaacaataataactacaacaacaatgaaaaacaggggcaacaaaaggaaatgagtatttttttaaaaaattttaattaaaaaaaacaagtaaatgttgttttcgacgggttagcttcacgggcgggtaacagacaaccagggactcatggttgagctgtaggcagtatctctttattcatgcaggacgcagcacaatctaagccgagctaagctaaactcaaggtaaagtaccctaaaactcacaatgctgtctttatatatactggccaagtagggtggaaacaggatgtgacatagagagggtggagagaaaagtgactggtgacaatcagagtgtgacaaggagggggcggagcaggcgagaatcctatcactgaaccaccaatgccctggggggagggtggtgcttgttaacagtggttatgtaaatagaatgcagtggttatgtaaatagaatagtgttaagcaggggggatttaaaccaaatgaaacagaaggggtctcatgcatgccaACAAGTAAAGGAAGTGATTCTCTAGCTAGACCTGTGTACGTAGAGGAACTGAGTGTGGAGAGTGAGCCCTTCTGCAGGGTCTGAGACAGAGAGCCTGCCGCACATGGGGCCTGAGGTTGGAGGGGGGAGGCAGAGTTTGCATGGCTGTTCATGTTCTTGACACCATAATACTCCACACCACCCAGCAGTGGCAAGGTGAATGCCAGCTGAACACAGAGCAGAAGTGGATTCAGGAAGCCAGCCTGGGCATGGAGCTGGGTGCTGCTCCCAGCACCCAGCCGAGCACAGTGCTGCTCCTGGTGCTGGGCGCTGGTGGGCGTCCCACCTTCTTGCTGAGTCTGGTGTCTGAAAGCCTGCTTCCTGCTTCCTTCCAGGTGTCCTTGCCCTGCTGCTCTGGGCTGTGGGCTGGGCTATCACAGGCCCCGAGTGTCTCCCTGGGGGGACCCTGTTTGGCCTCATCATCCTGCTCTACGCTGCTGTGGCCGGAGGCGGGCTGCTGGGGCTTGTGAGGCTGCCCATgctgcctcccctgccccctctgcTAGGTGAGTGTGGGCTCCCCGTCACCCTCAGGGAGGCTGTGCTTCTGGACTTTCTCCCTCCACCCTGGAGCCTTCTGGAAGGGCCATTGCACAGCTCCTGGGTAGACTTTTAtctccagagacagagacaaagagcagATGATAGGCCCTGAGACAatggagcttcccctagtgctgtgAGAACCTCActtgtggtgctgaggctcagaTCTGAATGGCACACATGGCCAGACACACATGTCACCCAGTGAGCTGTCATGTTTTTAAAATAGAGCTGAATGGGACTAGCTAGGCTGTACCAGGTAGAGCGAACACGTTACCATgtccaagccctggtccccacctgcagtggcgaaggtgggtggagcagggctaccggtgtctctctgtccttctgtatctgcaggtgtctctctgtccttctgtatctacaggtgtctctctgtccttctgtatctacaggtgtctctctgtccttctgtatctacaggtgtctctctgtccttctgtatttctccctttctgtctccccttcccatctccaattctctgtcctatcaaaaaagattaaatcatttaaaaaattaaaatattgggagtcgggcggtagtgcagcgggttaagtgcacgtggtgcaaagcacaaggaccggcgttaaggatctcagttctagccccggctccccacctgcaggggagtcgcttcacaggcggtgaagcaggtctgcaggtgtcttgtctttctctccccctctctgtcttcccctcctctctccatttctctctgtcctatccaacaacaatgacatcaataacaacaataactacaacaacaataaaaagacaaggacagcaaaagggaaaataaataaattttaaaaaattaaaatattatttataaaaaattaaatagcagacaggggtagatagcataatggtcatgtaaacaaactcccatacctgaggctccgaagtcccaggttcaatcccccacaccaccataagccagaactgagcagtgctctggtgtttctctgcgtttctctctctgcatctccctcaaaaataaaagtaagtaaataaaatattttgaaaaaaattcccttaaaaaattaaatagctaGCAAACTGGCCTACTGAACAGTGTGCTGTTCTGTCCTGTgcttggcccaggttcaagcccaacccccactcTCTAGGGGACCTTTGGGGCTGTgatgcctccctctctccctctgtctctgtctcttaaaaagCTCAGAGCGGTGATGCTCCTGGGACCAAAGCCTGGGAATGGAGACGAGAGAGATCTTCATAGCTTAGGGGCAACCGGCCAGCCCTCCTGGGGAAGCCCCTGCTCTTTGATgctcacagcccaggttcaagcccccaccaccCCTGAAGAAGCTTCCAtcactgtttctgtctgtctctttgcctttctatctgagaaaatgTCATCccagggagtcggggggtagcgcaacaagttaagcgcacgtggcacaaagcacaaggaccggcataaggatcccatatcgagcccccggctccccacctgcaggggagtcgcttcacaggtggtgaagcaggtctgcaggcgtctgtctttctctccccctctctgtcttcccttcctctctccatttctctctccatttctctctgtcccatccaacaacaacatcaataacaacaacaataataactacagcaataaaacaaggtcaacaaaagggaataaataaataagtatttttaaaagttattaaaaaagaagaaagtgaaaatgTCAGCCCAAAGTTATGGAGCcccacaagaaaaaagaaagtgggaaggaaggagagagggagggagggaaagaaagagacagaaaaagagaaaggaagggatggagagaaaggggaaaagaaagagaaagaaagatgaacggaaagatagagggagtaggggaaggggagcaatcaaaggaaggaagagaaagaaaggaataaggaaagaagggagagagaaaggaaggaataaagggagagagagaaagagaaaagaaaggaagaaagggaaagaggagggagggagggcgggagaAACGCATGTAGTCGAGCTCAGGAGGTAAGTGTTACTCCGCTGCTAGAGCACCCATCTTAGTCAGGACGCCCTGAGTCCAGTCCAGGTCCCATGGAGGGTGGAggctgctgtggtgcctctcctctctctctctctctctctctctctctctctctctctcagaagacCCAATGGCAGGTGGCCCCATGGCcctctggcttctttctgggGGTGCAGAGGTGACACCGGCTGCCCTGGCTGACCCCTGTACCCCTAGGCATGCTGCTGGCTGGCTTCCTGCTCAGGAACATCCCCTGGCTCCACGCCCACCTTCACATCCCGCCCCGCTGGTCCTCGGGGCTCAGAAGCCTGGCCCTGGCAGTCATCCTGGTCCGCGCAGGCCTGGGGCTGGACCCCAAGGTAGGACGGAGTCTCGGTGTCCACAcagggtgggggcggggctgtctccccctttccagaTGCTGAGGAAGAGAGGAGACGCCAGAGGGACAGATCCTGCCAGGTGCTCCCTTGTGGCCCCCGGCCTCCACCCACATCTTTGTCCCTGGGAATGACAGTGCTCCACACAGGGTGGGCCATCTCCCGGCcccgttttcctttttttctttttcagttctttaaaatatattaatgggggggggggcttggcagtagcgcagagggttaagcgtacatggtacgaagcacaaggatcctggttcgagcccccagctccccatctgtaggggggtcgcttcacaggtggtgaagcaggtctgcaggtgtctgtctttctccctctccgtcttctcctcctctctccatttctctctgtcctatccaacagcaatatcaacaacaacaacaacaacaaggacaacaaaaatgaagaaaatggcctccaggagcagtggattcgtagtgcaggcaccaagaccctgtgataaccctggaggcaaaaaaagaaaagaaaagaaaaagaaagagagaaagaaagaaaaaagaaaagaaaagatattcttattttctgtcaccagggttatcactgagggtctgtgctggcactacaaatccaccgctcctggtggcccttcttttttcttctattttattggctagagacagaaattgagaggggagagggaaacagagagagacacctgcagccctgcttcaccactcacgaagcatccccactacaggtggggagcaggggcttgaacccaggtcgttaCACGTTGCAAGGTGggcgctcagtcaggtgtgcccctgcccagccGCCACCCCTGTCTAGACCTCGGGTTCGAGTCCAGCTCTGCAGATGCttgagctatgcagtgctctggtctctgctctcctgtgacttgaatgaatgaatgaatgaatgaatccttAAACAGTAGAAGGTGGTAGAGCGGCCCTGTGGTCAGTCTTCCTGTCTGAGAAAATGGGACTCTGAgctgggcatctgcaggggctcccATTGACCCCTGCCCCCCATCCCGTTCCAGGCACTTCGGAAGCTGAAGGGCGTCTGCGTGAGGCTGTCGGTGGGGCCCTGCCTGGTGGAGGCCTGTGCGGCTGCCCTACTGGCTCACCTGCTGCTGGGGCTGCCCTGGCAGTGGGCCTTCATACTGGGGTACGCCGCCCACCCCATCTCTGTCCCTCACAGTGCTggacagcagtgaagcagggctgcaggtgtctctctgtccctcaccctctgTTTGGCCCGTCTACAGTCTTCTGTGCGGCCTCAGTGctgctttctgttttattggataggacagagatgggatgggaaagacagagagggtgagggacagagagacacctgcagccctgcttcattgcttgtgaagcttcccccctacaggtggggaccagggcctcaaatccaggtccttgtgcatggtaacaggtatgatatatcaggtgcaccaccacctggcccgttgttagtatttatttttgtattggttCAGACAAAGAGgcatctagagggaagggaaagatagaggagagagccaGCCCTGCTCCACGGctcttaaagcttccccctgcagatggggacagggttctctatctcccctcccctctcaatttctctctgtctctagccaaacaAACGGGGAGAGGGCTGATGACATAGCTCACCTaggtagtgcattgctttgccacatgcatgcCCCAGATTACAGCCTGGTCCCCAGTGCATGGAGGagattctgtgctgtggtgtctctctctctctctttctcactttctccttccctccttcctctatctctatataaaaaataaaaatgtgggagtcgggcggtggcgcagtgggttaagcgcacgtggcacaaagcgcagggaccggcgtaaggaacccggttcgagcccccggctccccacctgcaggggagtcgtttcacgggcggtgaagcaggtctgcaggtgtctatctttctctcccctctctctctgtcttcccctcctctctccatttctctctgtcctatccaacaacaaagcaacatcaacaatggcaataataaccgcaacgaggctgcaacaactagggcaaaaaaagggggaaaatggcctccaggagcagtggattcatggtgcaggcaccgagtccagcaataaccctcgagggaaaaaataaataaataaaataaaaatgtattttaaagaaactacttttaaaataatagatACATCCCAAGTGCCATGAAGTAGAGGTGGTTGGGGGGGCCTGCAGCCTTGTGGGGTGACACCAGCCCCCCGCCTTCCAGCTTCGTCCTGGGGGCTGTGTCCCCCGCAGTGGTGGTGCCGTCCATGCTGCAGCTGCAAGTCCGGGGCTACGGAGTGGCTAAGGGTATCCCCACCCTGCTCATGGCCGCCGGCAGCTGCGATGACATCCTGGCCATCACTGGCTTCAACACCTGCCTGGGCATGGCCTTCGCTACAGGTGAGGCGTCACAGCCATGACCTGTCCTgtcccctggcccctgccctgtCCCACACCCCTGCCCAGTCTGCTACCCTGACTCCTACCCTGTCTCCTATCCCCTGCCCTGCCACCCTATCCCCATCATGTGCTCTGTCCCCTGCCATGTCCATGTCCCCTATACACTGTGCTGTCCCttatcccctgccctgcccccatccCCTGCTCTGTCCCCCACCACACCTCCACCTTTTTCTGGGACTCCCTGGCTGTGATTCACCCCGGGATCACCAGGCACATGGGCTGCTGGGTGGGGTGGAATGTGGGTGGTAAGACCCCCGGCTTCAGGGCCTCTCCTCTCCAGCAGCAGTGATGTCACACAGGCACCAGTCCCATTAGTCAAAGGAAAAGAGCCGTTTGCAGGAAATAGGAGAAAAACGTGAGGCGTGTTCCTGGCGCACTCAGATAGACGCTTCACTGCTGCTGGCAgtcatgtctgtgtgtctgtgggttgggAGTCCAGGCTGACGTTTCCCTTTTGTGTGTGTTGAAGGCTCCACCGTCTTCAACGTCCTCAGAGGAGGCCTGGAGGTGGCTGTTGGCGTGGTGGGAGGCGTTCTTCTTGGCTTCTTCCTTCAGTATTTCCCAAGTAGTGACCAGGTGAGAGAAAACAGTAGGCATCAGGGGtcggacagtggcgcacctggttgagcgcacatgttacagtgctcagagacctgggtttgagccaccaggccccacccacagggagaaagcttcacgagtggtggagcaggactgcaggggtctctctctgtctgtttccctctctttctccccctctcctctcagtttctctctgtcctttccaataaacaaagataactttaaaaaattaaaacaagggagtcgggcggtagcacagcgggttaagcgcatgtggtgcaaagcgcaaggaccggcgtgaggatcccggttcgagcccccggctccccacctgcaggggagtcgcttcacaggcggtgaagcaggtctgcaggtgtttatccttctctccccctctctgtcttcccctcctctctccatttctctctgtcctgtccaacagcaacaaaacaacaatggaaaaaatggcctctaggagcaatggattcatcatagtgctggcaccaagctctggaggcaaaaagaaagaaagaaagaaagaaagaaagaaagaaagaaagaaagaaagaaagaaagaaagaaagaaaggaagaaaggaagaaagaaaggaaggaagaaagaaagaaaggggaaggaaggaaggaaggaaggaaggaaggaaggaaggaagaaaaaaaatgtagttatCAAGGAAAGCCTATTGGGTCACTGGGAAAAACCTTCTGGAAAACTCTCCTCAAACTCAGAAAGAAGGGCTTTGTTTAGAAaatgcccccagcaccccacacacATAACTTGTGAAGCCCCTTGGCCCTGGGGATGGTGGGGATTAGGCAGCAGAGCACACACCTGGTTCTGGTGCCCTCGGGGTCTCCCTCCTGCTCTCTGTTTCCTTGCACTGTATGTTTGGTCATCAAACAGTTTAACTTCAATTTCCCCCCAAAATAACAGGGCATACAAGTCATACTTCTCATTTGTTAGttttgagacagagaggcagagagagagcggA
The DNA window shown above is from Erinaceus europaeus chromosome 2, mEriEur2.1, whole genome shotgun sequence and carries:
- the SLC9B2 gene encoding sodium/hydrogen exchanger 9B2 translates to MGDGDRACGSEDSKPPPGVDATTSLYPDTQEDNMSPKGVDGVEPTEGSDLLSLREKRLQETPMESAQRQKLKLQQWQGECQLNTEQKWIQEASLGMELGAAPSTQPSTVLLLVLGAGVLALLLWAVGWAITGPECLPGGTLFGLIILLYAAVAGGGLLGLVRLPMLPPLPPLLGMLLAGFLLRNIPWLHAHLHIPPRWSSGLRSLALAVILVRAGLGLDPKALRKLKGVCVRLSVGPCLVEACAAALLAHLLLGLPWQWAFILGFVLGAVSPAVVVPSMLQLQVRGYGVAKGIPTLLMAAGSCDDILAITGFNTCLGMAFATGSTVFNVLRGGLEVAVGVVGGVLLGFFLQYFPSSDQAAAVMWKRAGLALGLAVLGVFGSLRLGLPGSGGLCTLVLAFLAGCGWAGAKAEVEQVVGMAWTVAQPFLFGLIGAEVSIASLRPETVGLCVATLGAALLLRVLTTFLMVCCAGFNTKEKLFISLAWLPKATVQAAIGSVALDTARAHGEKQLEDYGMDVLTVAFLAILTTAPVGSLLIGLLGPGLLQKSDSPEANEDGQGERALQV